TTTGATAACTTCCGGTTAGCGCTTTCAAAATGAAATCGCCACACGCCTACTGTGACGTTATCTCAAATGAAACATACATACTGCGATCCTTGGTGCATGATTCATGACAGTATAAACTAAATTAGATTCTGTATTTGTACAGCAAAAGTTGGCATCTGTTCATTATGATCAGTGAAAAGATGTTAAAAACTAAACTATGAGTTAGGAATAGATGAGAACCCCGATAAATAATGACCCCCAGCCTTTTATTTTAGCACTTCATAAAAAAAAGATGGGCCGCTACACTTTTGGGCACCGTGAACGcgtttttacttttttcccctttagAAGAGCCAACTGAGCCTGTCTAAAAAGTCCactttaatcattttattttgaaaggaccACCCTTCGTTTCCGATTTTGGAGGCGCTAATTTCGACATTCTTGACGGGTCTCACAGCTCCAGCGGCAGGGAAACACACCCGTCAGCAGCGCGCACTGGAGACAAAAAACGCATCATGGACAAAGGAAATATGGGTGCGCTGGAGAGGATTCACCTTAGCCGGGTAACACAATGGATGAGCCGCTTCTGTTTCGTTTACCGGGAGACCAATTAGCCCACCTTAATGAGGTGCTGGGATGCAAGATACTGCAAGCTAAAAAGGCGGAAGGTTGCGTTTAATCCGTCTGCGGATCCTATGAGCTTGCAATGGCTGTGGCGGGGATATGCAACTGGATAGGGAATAAtgtgcctttttattttgtgatattttccttattttgtgGCCTTTCGTTTGGACAGTTGCGATATTCTATTACAGAAGAGCGAGAAAATGGGGCACTGGTCGGTGATCTGGCGCATGACTTGGGGCTGGATATTCGAAAGCTCGCCACCCGAAAAATCAAGGTAACCTCCAACAGCGGTAAGCGCTACGTGATTGTCAACCCCAAAAATGGGAAATTACTTGTCAATGAAAGGATCGACAGGGAGGCACTGTGCGATTTATCCAGCTCCTGCCTCATTAATCTGGAGGTGCTGGTCGAAAACCCCACTGAGGTGCACCATGTCGAGGTGGAGATTGTGGATGCCAATGATAATGCGCCGCAGTTCCCCCGAGACGAGTACCAATTGGAAATCACAGAATCTGCTTTACCGGGGTCTCGGTACCCGATTGAAAACGCTCAAGATCCAGACATTGGGTCCAATTCAGTTCGCATGTATCAGCTTAGCACAAACGACCATTTCGCGCTGGTGTCTAACAAACCCTCCCTCAACACAAAGCACATCGAGCTTGTGCTCAAAAAGCCCCTTGATCGCGAACAGACGCCTTACCACCAATTGATTCTAAGTGCTGTGGATGGTGGGACTCCGGAGAAAACAGGCACGGCTAAAATCAATGTCCGGGTTCTGGACTCAAATGACAATATTCCCACGTTCGACAGCTCCGTGTACAAGGTGAAACTGTTGGAAAATTCGCCAAAAGACACCCTGGTAATTAAACTGAATGCAACTGATCTGGATGAGGGCACAAACGGGGAGGTTTATTACTCCTTCAGCAGCTACACCCCAGAGAGAGTGCGCCAGATGTTCAGCATGGACACGAACACAGGAGAAATAAGAGTGAGGAGCAATGTTGACTACGAAGAGACCAACTCCTATGAGATGTACATCCAGGCAATGGACAAGGGCCCCGGAGCCGTGGCATCTCACTGTAAAGTAGTGGCAGAGGTGGTGGACGTGAATGACAACGTCCCTCAGATAGTGCTGTCATCACTGTCGAGCCCTGTGAGGGAGGACGCCCGTGCAGACACAGTCGTGGCCCTCATTAGTGTCACTGATCGAGACTCTGGCGCGAACAAGCAGGTGAGCTTAGAGATCCCAGCAGGCCTTCCTTTCAAGATCAAGTCATTCAGAAATTACTACACTCTGGTTACCTCAGCCTTCCTGGACCGCGAGACCACCGATGCCTACAATGTCACTCTGAGTGCCACAGATGGAGGAAACCCTCCCCTTTCCTCCCAGAAGACCATACAGGTGGATGTGGCTGATGTTAATGACAACCCACCACGATTTGAGCAGACTTCATATACCGTCTATGTGGCTGAGAACAATGGCCCAGGGGCCTCTTTGTGTACTGTGAAAGCTCAAGACGCAGACATCAAAGAGAACGCACGCATCACCTACACAGTGCTCAATGACAACAACCATGGCATCCCTGTCACCTCGTATGTGTCTGTGAAGGCTGATACAGGGGAGGCTTATGCCCTGCGAGCCTTTGACTATGAGTCACTGAGAGAGTTTCACTTCCAGGTCAAAGCCCAAGATGGGGGCATTCCTCCGCTCAGCCGCGTTGCCACTGTCTACATCTACATAATGGATCAGAATGACCATTCACCACTGATAGTCAACCCTCCCGGCAATGGCACACGCTCCTTGGAAACGGTACAAAAGAATGCAGAGCCTGGTGCCTTGGTGACCAAAGTGGTAGCATATGATGCAGATGCTGGTCCAAATGCCTGGCTGGTCTACGTACTGGAGACGGCCACTGACCTGGATTTGTTCAAGGTGCACGAACACACCGGTGAGATCAGGACCACTCGGAGGATTCTGGAGGACAATTTCACTTCCTTCGCGCTGACTGTTGTAGTGAAGGACCATGGGCAGCCCGCTCTCTCCTCCACCGCCACCATCAATGTGGCCGTCATGGAGGTCCCACCCAAAGTGGTCCCTGATCCCAAGAGGATCATCAGACCTCACAGCACGCTGCTTTTCTCCAACGTGACCCTCTACTTGATCGTGGCTTTGAGCGCCACCACCTTTGTTTTCCTGGTCACTGTGGTGGTGCTGGCCATTGTCCGCTGTCATGCCTACTGCACCCAGCCTGGCTCCTGCTCCCCTTGCTGCGTGTCGCAGAAGCCCCCTCCAGATGGTGGGAGCAGCAGCGTAAGTGCTGGTGGGGGAGGCAGTGGTGGAGCCGGGGCACAACCTAATAACAATGTGGTGCTTCGGAGAGACCTTAAAGTGGAGCCTCACTACATCGAAGTGCGTGGGAATGGCTCCCTAACAAAGACTTACTGCTACAAGACCTGCCTGACAGCCACCTCTGGCAGTGACACTTTCATGTTCTACAACACAGGACGTCCCATCAGTGGCACCTGGGGCAGCGGTGCCGACCGCTTCTTCACCAGTGGAAGTGGATTTGTACGCAGACTGAGTATGCCTGATGCCTCACTGCAAATCTGCCCAGAGGtgtgtcattcattttttatgtttaccTTTGGCTGCATAACTGGAAGGTcatgaatcatcatgttttcataGTAGTGGCTTTAATGAAATGTTATTTAGTTCCAAACAATGTGAGACTCCTTTAAGTACACACTCAACATGGCTTTTTATTAAGGTTAGTTAGTTACAGCATGCATTGCTGTGGTCTTATTTGATTCCTGCAGGTGATGATATTCCCCTATACTTTCATCTGTAGTCTAAGTTTGATCCCCTCCTGCAATGAATAGAATCCTTGCAGGATTTGTCGTCTTTGTTCAGTTCCCACTTGTGCTGTGCAGTCGCTCAGCCCAGCCCAGCTCAGCACTCACACTGCATTAGTGTCAGGCCTGATGCTTTTCAGGCTCCTCTGTTATTTCTGATGATTCAGAgatttgtgtttcagtttgagGTTGTCATCACATCTACACTAAGCGCAGGTCACGTATAGTCTTCACTACTTGCTCATTCTCTGTGCAAGTCAGTTTGACTTGAGTGTTTGggtgattgtgtgtgcgtgagtaaAACTGTTTCACTGGAGCGGTTGGGGTTAATTGACTTGATCATTGCATTTACGTAGATTATGTGGTGAGATTTAATCATGATACTGCTTAAATGTTATATTTTCTTGTTCTTAAAGGCTGCCTTCCACTTCCATGATACcattttctgatttgttttAGATGAGTGAAACAGTGAATACCTCCACCTGTTAGACCTTATCTATTTTACTGATGGTTTAATTTCTCAGACTCTGTATCAACAGGCCCTGATTTAGATgtaatattgaaaaaaaaaaaacaccaacagtcaCACCTAAAATACTATTAATATAGAGGTTGCAATTCAAATAcattgctgtttgctgtttaatttgGATTATCCAAGTCAAGAAGTCGTACATACGTGCTTTCCTAGCCATGCATGCATCATTTGCGTAGCCCTTAAATGTTGAAATCTTCATGCCTATTAATTGTAGATTTAAGGAGTAAGGGTTTGACTGTACCAGACATTTCTGGATAGATATATTCTGCTTTTATGCTGCAGACGTGAGAGGAATTGGTGCTTCAAATACTGCAATCATACAATTTTTAATGTCAGATTGGTGAGGCAAAGGCCCCAAAGGCTAGGAGTGCATCTCTGCATGCATCATCGTGATTCCAGGTGCCAGTCACTGGtacattcattaaaataaactctCTTACCAAGACAAATGTAGCAGTGTAAATTAAATTAACCTCCAGCCTCTGTTCCTCAGCCCTGCAAATTAGATTTAGTCAAAGACGCTGGGTGTACCAGCACAAAATACTCCCCTCTGAATTGAACTGAGGAACATAATGTGCCATCTTTATCTGGGACACTTGCTACTGCCTGAGCAGGTTTGTGTCTTACACACCGCTTTTCTTACTCAGTGGTCCTGACGTCAAGTCTGCAAGCCACATGATGCTGACAGAATCCAGCAGCAGCCGTGATACAGATGTTCACAGTCGTTTATACTGTGCATGTGCGCAGTACCTACTCATGAGGAAAATAATTATGAAAGAGTCTGGCGTGGCTAATGGCCATGAAAGATTAGCTCATTAAAAATATGACTTTCACCCTATGAAATTTATGTGGTTCTTTGAACTTAAAGGCACAATCATCAGCAAAAACCATCACAGGCAAATGAATGAGTCCTGACAGCCTTAAAGGTCCAGAGtataggatttagtggcatctagcagcGAGGTttcagactgcaaccaactgaacacccctcAGTTGATGAAATCAGTTAAAGCAAGACTATGCAGTGAtacactaaatcctacacatttGAGATACCGTTTTTGTGTAAGATTGCGCCTCACTGGACTAATGCAGACCAGAGGTATAGGATGTGGTTGTCCTGGCCATGATAGCTCTTGCTTATTGGTtttaaagacaataatttaCCAGAAGGCCACTGGGAGTTTCAAGCACTCAGCCCAGGTTCATCAGGAGCAGACAGATTtactgacaaacacatacacatcgGTTTGTGCAAACACCCAAGCACTCAGGAAAAGGGCATAACTCTCTCAGCTCTCACATTTATAGAGCCATGGAGTGAGAGACTGTCCAAAAACTCATCAATATGGCTTTCAGTCACTGCCCTTTTTAAAGtccttctgtgtctgtgtgagggaGGATAtcaatatgtatgtgtgtgtgtgtgtgtgtgtgtgtgtgtgtgtgtgcttgcaatGGGGGACACGACTGCAGTGTTCCTATCACGTCCAGAGCTGGGATGTGTATCATGATTAATTGATGAGACCATGGCCCAGCCTTGCTTTGCACTGTATGAGATCAAactaaactctctctctcttccctcctctctctcttccctctcctctttttttccccatctcctttctctctctctttctctccctctttaccTCTTGCTCGCTCAGCCAAAAGCCCCAAATGCTGACTGGCGATATTCTGCATCTTTGAGGGCAGGGGTGCAAAGGTAAGCACTTTCCATCCTTAACTCCTTCACAACTTTTGATCACCTAGAAAAAGTTGCACCTATTCATCCTACTCAAACAGTCTACAACCACTCTGTCAATGTACGGTATCTGGAAGCAAAATATTTGACAGATCAGACTTCCCACAGATACCTGCACCTCAAAATGTCCtctattaaaaacaattaaaacaaaacactgcaacaaaat
Above is a window of Chaetodon auriga isolate fChaAug3 chromosome 15, fChaAug3.hap1, whole genome shotgun sequence DNA encoding:
- the LOC143333247 gene encoding protocadherin alpha-C2-like — encoded protein: MAVAGICNWIGNNVPFYFVIFSLFCGLSFGQLRYSITEERENGALVGDLAHDLGLDIRKLATRKIKVTSNSGKRYVIVNPKNGKLLVNERIDREALCDLSSSCLINLEVLVENPTEVHHVEVEIVDANDNAPQFPRDEYQLEITESALPGSRYPIENAQDPDIGSNSVRMYQLSTNDHFALVSNKPSLNTKHIELVLKKPLDREQTPYHQLILSAVDGGTPEKTGTAKINVRVLDSNDNIPTFDSSVYKVKLLENSPKDTLVIKLNATDLDEGTNGEVYYSFSSYTPERVRQMFSMDTNTGEIRVRSNVDYEETNSYEMYIQAMDKGPGAVASHCKVVAEVVDVNDNVPQIVLSSLSSPVREDARADTVVALISVTDRDSGANKQVSLEIPAGLPFKIKSFRNYYTLVTSAFLDRETTDAYNVTLSATDGGNPPLSSQKTIQVDVADVNDNPPRFEQTSYTVYVAENNGPGASLCTVKAQDADIKENARITYTVLNDNNHGIPVTSYVSVKADTGEAYALRAFDYESLREFHFQVKAQDGGIPPLSRVATVYIYIMDQNDHSPLIVNPPGNGTRSLETVQKNAEPGALVTKVVAYDADAGPNAWLVYVLETATDLDLFKVHEHTGEIRTTRRILEDNFTSFALTVVVKDHGQPALSSTATINVAVMEVPPKVVPDPKRIIRPHSTLLFSNVTLYLIVALSATTFVFLVTVVVLAIVRCHAYCTQPGSCSPCCVSQKPPPDGGSSSVSAGGGGSGGAGAQPNNNVVLRRDLKVEPHYIEVRGNGSLTKTYCYKTCLTATSGSDTFMFYNTGRPISGTWGSGADRFFTSGSGFVRRLSMPDASLQICPEPKAPNADWRYSASLRAGVQSSVHMEESSVMQGAQGMLVQNWPTVSSAADGEGGGELSPPVGAGVNSNSWHFRYGAAQGYGPPQPLKPGEIPPEAFIIPGSPAIISIRHDAGPVDDKGDFISFGKKDEAKKKKKKKKDKKDKKDKGKDDGGDE